GGTCGTGCTCCACAGCGGCCTCCAGTCCATCCCCGCCGGCCTGTACGAGGCCGCGGCGCTGGACGGGGCGAACGCCTGGCAGCGCTTCTGGCGTATCACCTTCCCGCTGCTGCGCCCGGTGTCCGCGATCACCCTGCTCCTGGGCCTGGTCTACACGCTCAAGGTCTTCGACATCATCTGGATCATGACCAAGGGCGGTCCGGCGGACTCGTCCACGACCTTCGCCACCTGGTCCTACCAGCTCGGCTTCGGCAACCTCCTGCCCGCCTTCGGCCCCGGAGCGGCCGTCGGCAACCTGCTCGTCGTCGCCGCCCTGGTCTTCGGCCTCGTCTACATCCGGGTCCAGCGAAAGCAGGCGCTGTCATGAACCGAAGCACCAGCCGTACGTGGTGGAAGACGGCCATCGGCGTGCTGCTGACCGCGATCATGCTCTTCCCGGTCTACTGGATGCTCAACGTCTCTCTCACCCGCGACCAGGACATGCGCAAGAGCCCGCCCGACCTGCTGCCGCTGAACGGCACCCTGGCCGGCTACCGCACCGTCCTGGGCGAGCAGTTGCCCTACCTCGCCACCAGCCTCGTCATCGGTCTGGGCACCGTCGCCCTCACCGTGGCCCTGGCCGCCCCCGCCGGCTATGCCCTGGCCAAACTCCGCCCGCGCGGCGGCGGCGTGCTCGGCTTCCTCTTCCTGGTCGCCCAGATGATCCCCGGCATCATCATGGCGATGGGCTTCTACGCCATCTACCTCCAGCTCGGCCTGCTCCAGTCCGTGCCCGGCCTGATCGTCGCCGACTCCACCCTGGCCGTCCCGTTCGCGGTGCTCATCTTCACGGCGTTCATGTCCGGCATCCCCCGTGAACTGCTCCAGGCGGCGCAGATGGACGGCGCCGGGCCCTGGCGCACTTTCCGCGCGATCGTGCTGCCGATGAGCCGCAACGCCGTCGTCACCGTGTCCCTGTTCGCGTTCCTGTGGTCCTGGTCCGACTTCGTCTTCGCCAGCACCCTGGTCAACGGCGGTGCGCACGAGCCGATCACCCTCGGCATCTACCACTACATCGGCAACAACAACCAGGAGTGGAACGCCATCATGGCCACCGCCGTCGTGGCCTCGCTGCCCGCCGCGGTCATCCTCGTCCTCGCCCAGCGCTACGTCGCCGCCGGCGTGACCGCCGGAGCCGTCAAGGACTGACCTCCCGCGGGCCGCCCGCGAACCTCCCCTTCTGCCGACGATCCCTGCTCGAGAAACGAGTTACGCCTTCATGACCGCCGCCCCGTCGTCCGGACCGGCCTTCTCCGTCCACGACATCCCGTTCAGCACGTTCGGATCCTGGTTCGGCATCTCACCCGTGGTGGCGGAGAAGACGTACGCCGAGGACCTCCACCTCGTCTCGCACCAGAACGGCATGCACGCCGTCCTCCGCCTCGTCCCCCTGGAACCGGCGACGGGCGAGCGCGCCGGGACCCGTGTCGAGGCGACACCGGGACTGCTCAGCTGGGTCGGCCCTGCCGGGCGCATCGACCTCGCCTACGAGTCGCCGGACACCGTGCGCCTGCGGGGGAGCGGCCTGGGCATCAGCGTCAGTGCGGCCGCCCAGGTCCTGACGCCGTTCAGCGGGACGTACTTCTTCCACGACCCGGCGGCGGACGCCCACGTGTTCACCTCGTACGAGACGGGGCGCCGCTACCGCGTCACCCTCCTGTCCGGCCGTATCGCCCACACCGCCGGAGCCCAGGCCCTGGGAGGCGGCGACCGCCGTCTCGCCGTGGCCGCGGTGGCGGACGGCGAGTGGGAGATCGCCGTCGAGGAACTCGACACCGCTCGCCCGCCCTACGCGTCCTCGGCCGCCTTCGGCGAGATCGTTGCGGCGGCACGCGGATCCTTCGCCGACTTCGTCGACGCGGTGGCCCCTTGGCGCTCGTCCGCCACCCCGGCAGCCGAACTCGCCGCCTACGTCCTCTGGTCGGCGTCCGTACGCCCGGCCGGACTCGTCTCCCGGCCGGCCGTCCTCATGTCCAAGCACTGGATGGACAAGGTCTGGAGCTGGGACCACTGTTTCAACGCCCTGGCACTGGCTCCGGGCTGTCCCGAACTGGCCGTGGACCAGTTCGCCCTGCCCTTCGACCACCAGGACGGCACCGGAGCCCTGCCCGACTCCGTCACCCACTCCGAGGTCCTCCACAACTTCGTCAAACCGCCCATTCACGGTTGGGCGTCGGGCCATCTGCGCCGTCGGCTGCCGGCGCCTCCCAGCAGTGCGGAACTGGCCGAGACATACGACCGGCTGGCCCGCTGGACGCACTTCTGGCTCTCCGTACGGCGCGCACCCGGCGCCGTCCTGCCCCACTACCAGCACGGCAACGACAGCGGCTGGGACAACGCCACCACCTTCGACCCCGAGCGGGTGGTCGTCACCGCCGACCTGGCCGCCTTCCTCGTCCTCCAACTGCATGAACTCGCCTACCTGGCCGAGGAGTTGCGCAAGCCGGACGAGGCGAGCCGGTGGACGCGTACGGCACACGAGATCCAGTCGGCCCTGTTGGACGAGCTCTGGACCGGCGAACGGTTCGTCGCCCGCGGAGCCGCCACCGGGGACACCTGGAGCAGCTCCAGCCTCCTCGACCTGATGCCCATCGTGCTGGGCGAACACCTGCCCGGCGAGATCGGCAGCGCCCTGGCCGACCACATCAAGTCCCATCTGACCCCGTACGGCCTCGCCACCGAACTGCCCACCTCACCGCACTACCTCTCCGACGGCTACTGGCGCGGCCCCGTCTGGGCCCCCGCCACCGTCCTCATCGAGGACGGCCTGCGCCGCGCCGGCCACCACCGGCTCGCCGACGACATCAGCGCCCGCTTCCGCGCCCTGTGCGAGACCCACGGCTTCGCCGAGAACTTCGACGCCCTCACGGGCACGGGTCTGCGCGACCGCGCCTACACGTGGACCGCCGCGAGCTACCTGCTCCTCGCCGAAGCCCACGCACACCGGAGCAGCCACTGACCACCGTTCTCGTGCACTAGTACCGCGGCGTCCACTGGGTCTTCGCGATCGCCTCGCGCAGTTCCGCCTCCGTCGCCCGCGGGGCCACCCCGTCCTCGACGGCGGCGAGAGCCGCGGCCAGGGCGATCTCGCGAGCGGACTCGCGCATCCCGCTCAGGGGCGGCAGCAGCGGCACGGGACCGTCCTCGCCGTGGGCCGCCCGTACCGCGCACTCGGCGACGGCACGGGCGGCGGCCACCATCATGCGGTCGGTGACGCGTGTGGCCCCGCTCGCGGTCACCGCGAGGCCCATGGCCGGGAAGACGTACACGTTGTTCGACTGCGCCACCGGCACCTCGTGCCCGTCCACCGTGAGCGGCGGGAAGGGCGAGCCGGTGGCGATCAGCGCCCGGCCGTCGGTCCAGCGGGTGAGGTCGGCGGGCTCGGCCTCGGAGTGGGAGGTGGGGTTGGAGAGCGGGAAGATGACGGGCCGTTCGCAGGTCGAGCCCATCTGCCGCACGATCTCCTCGGTGAACGCGCCATGAGCCGTCGACAGCCCGATGAGCGCCGTCGGCTCGACACGGCGCACCACCTCGGCGAGGCCGGTGCCGTCCCAGCCGTTCACCTCGCTGTCGTCGCGCGCGAACTCGCGCTGCTGCGGCGTCAGTTCGCTGCGCGACCGCACCAGCAGGCCGTCGACGTCGAGGATCCAGAAGCGTGCCGTGGCCTCGTCCTCGGACAGGCCCTCCTCGATCATGGCCGTCCGGATCATGTCGGCGACACCGATGGCGGCCGACCCCGCCCCCAGGATCACCAGGCGCTGCTCGGACAGCGCGGTGCCGGACACGTTCGCGGCGGTGGACAGGGCGCCGAGCGTGACGGCCGCCGTGCCCTGGATGTCGTCGTTGAAGGTGAGCAGCCGGTCCCGGTAACGCGAGAGGATGGGATAGGCGTGGGCGGTGGCGAAGTCCTCCCACTGGAGCAGCGTTCCGGGAAGCTCCGCCTCCACCGCCGAGACGAAGGCCTCGATCATCTCGTCGTACTCGGTGCCGGTCAGCCTGCGGGCACGCCGGCCGAGGTAGCGCGGGTTGCCGAGCAGGTCCTCGTTGTCGGTGCCGACGTCCAGCAGGATCGGCAGGGTGCGGGCGGGGTGGATGCCGCCGATCGCCGTGTAGAGGCTGAGCTTGCCGATCGGGATGCCCATCCCGCCGACGCCCTGGTCGCCCAGGCCGAGGATGCGCTGCCCGTCGGTGACGACGATGACGTCCACGTCCTCGTCGCGGTGCGGGCGGTTGCGCAGGATGTCCCGGAAGCGGTGCCGGTCCTCCCACGTCAGGAACAGCCCGCGCGGCCGCCGGTAGATCTCGCTGAAACGCTGACAGGCCTCACCGACCGTCGGCGTGTAGACGATGGGCAGCAGCTCCTCCAGGTACTCGGTGACCAGGCGGTAGAAGAGCACCTCGTTGGTGTCCTGGAGCTGACGCAGGTAGATGTGCCGGTTGAGGGGCTTGTCGTAGCCGTGGAACGCGTCGTAGGCGCGGGCGACCTGCTCGTCCAGGGTCTCCACGGCGGGTGGCAGCAGCCCGTCGAGGCCGAGCTCGGCGCGCTCCTGCCGACTGAAGGCGGTGCCCTTGTTGACCAGCGGGTCGGCCAGGGTCGTGCCGGCGGGGCTGGTGGTCGTGCGGATGTGCTGGTGCATCGGCTGGTCCATGGTGTGACGCCTTCCCAGGACTCGCCGGTTCGTGCAGGCGACTTGTGCTGTTCCGCCGAACGGTCGCTTCGGTCCTCGGTTCACCGATGAGTTCCGGCTCCTCGCCCGGTCTGCCTCTCCGTAAGGCTTTCAGCCCAACAGCGAGCAGGAGAAGGCGACATGAGCGTGACGACCCCTCAGACGCAGCCCCGGACCGAGTTCCCCACCCCCGGCTTCCTCTCCACGCGCCCCGTCTGGCTGGTCGGCGTCCTGGCGACGCTCGCCGGTGCGGTCGTGACGGAGGCGTTCGCACTCGTCGCCCGGGCCGCCGGCGTCCCGATGGAGGCGGCCGGCCCCGGGGCCAAGGAGGCCGCGGAGATCCCCGTCGGCGGCTTCGGCAGCGGCGTGGTGTTCTGGTCGGTCGCCGGAATCGTCCTGGCCGTGGTGCTCGCCCGCTGGGCCAAGCGGCCCGCCCGCACCTTCACCGTGACCACCGTCGTCCTCACCGCCCTGTCCCTCGCCGGCCCGGTTGTCGCCCCGCACACGGCCACGTCCACCCAGATCGTCCTCGCCGCGTCGCATGTGGTGGCCGCCGCGGTGATCGTCCCCCTGCTGGCACGGCGGCTGTCCCACGTGCAGAAGTGACGCCCTCCACTCCCACGATCCCGACACCGGCCCGTCGCGCTCACCGCCGACGGGCCGTCGTCGTGCAGCACGTAACAGCCCCGAACGGCCCAATAACACTGCGCCGGAGGAGGCGAGCGTGGATGAGCGGTGTGACCGTGGTGGAAGGGATGCGCGTGCACCCCTGGATGCGTGTGCACACCCGGACGAGGAGGCGCGATGGCGGAGGGACTGGCCGAGGGCGGCACGGCGTGCGCTGTGACGAGAGGTGGCGAGGATCTGCCGCCGGACCGGTCCCCGGACGCCTTCGAGCAGGTGAGCGCCGTCGCCGACGCCGTCCTCTACGAGGGCTACCTCCTCTACCCCTACCGCCGGTCCTCGGCCAAGAACCGCGTCCGATGGCAGTTCGGGGTCCTGTTCCCGCGGGACTGGGTGGAGGCGGACGGCCCCGTGGTCCCCGGTGTCTCCGGCTCCGCCGACTCCTGGTACCAGCAGACCGAGTGCCTGGTGCGGATCCGGCAGCCCGGCAGCGCGTCCGTGCGTGTGCGGGTCCGTCACCTCCAGATGCAGCGCAAGCAGGTGGAGGAGACCCGCGGCGGCCGTCATCGTGCCGTCGAGTCGCTGCGCACCGCCGACGGCACGACGCATCTCACCTTCGACGAGGCCGTCCCGCGTGAACGCGAGGTCGAGATCCCGCTCGACGAGCTCCTTCAGGGCGGACGCACCGTCCCCGTGGTCGCGCCGGCCGGCGTGGACGTCGAGCCGCTGCCCGGTCGCGCCGGGCGGGTGGTGCGGCACCGCGACGAGGTACGGGCCGACACCACCGTCACCGCCGAGCGACTCTCGGACGACCTCTGCCGGCTCCGCGTGCGCACCACGAACACCGGGCCCGCACCGGAACCGCGGACCGCTCGTGACGAGGCACTGCGCCGGGCCCTCATCGCCACCCACACCGTCATCGGCGGCGACGGCGTGGACTTCGTCTCGCTGACCGATCCGCCGACGCACCTGCGCACACTCGCCCGGTCGTGCCGGAACGAGTTCACCTTCCCCGTCCTCGGTGGCGATGCCGGCGGCGACGGACACGTCCTGCTCTCCGCGCCGATCATCCTGCCCGACCATCCCCAGGTGGCCCCCGAGAGCCCGGGCGACCTGCACGACGCGGCGGAGATCGACGAGATCCTCACGCTGCGTACGATGCTGCTGACCGACGAGGAGAAGCGCGAAGCGCGGGCCACCGACCCGCGGGCGGCCGCGATCCTCGACCGGGTCGACACCATGCCGCAGGAGGTCTTCGAGCGGCTGCACGGCGCCGTCCGCTCCCTGGCACCGGCCGCCCCGGTTGCTCCGGCGCCCGCCGAACGCCCCGCCTGGTGGCAGGAGGGCGCCGACGACGGCCTCGCCCCGGCCACCGACACCGTGCTCGTCGACGGCGTCCCGCTCGGCGGCGGCAGCCGCGTCCGGCTTCGCCCCCGGGGACGCGGCGCCGACGCCCAGGACATGTTCCTGGCCGGCCGTACCGCAGAGGTCGCGGCCGTCTTCCACGACGTGGACGGCAGCGTGCACCTCGCCGTCACCCTCGACGACGACCCCGCGTCCGAACTGCACACCTGGTACGGCCGCTTCCACTACTTCCGGCCCGACGAGCTCGAACCCCTCGAGCCCGCCGGATCCCCGGACGAGCCGTCGGCACCGGCTCCCGCCGCAGCGAAGGCGCGGCACGCGACCGACTCCGAGACCCCCGCAGCGGAGGCCGAGTGACATGACAACGCACAGCAGCACCACCGAAGTCAGCAAGGAACCCGAACGGGCCGAGGACCGGCAGGGCTTCGACGAGATCACCATCCTCTGGATCTCCGAAGGCATGAGCTGCGACGGCGACACCGTCTCCCTGACCGCAGCCGGCCAGCCCTCCATCGAGGACCTGGTGCTCGGACTGATCCCGGGCCTGCCGAAGGTGAACCTGGTCAACAAGGTCCTCTCACCGAGCCTGGGCGGCGAGGACTTCCTCGCTCCCTACCGGGCGGCCGTACGCGGCGAGCTGGAGCCGTTCATCCTCGTCATCGAGGGTTCGGTCCCCAACCAGAACATCATCGAGGGCGACGGCTACTGGACGTCCTTCGGCAACGACCCGGAGACCGGCGAGCCGCAGACCCTGAACTGGTGGATCGACCAACTGGCCCCCAAGGCCTGGGCGGTGGTGGCCGCCGGCACCTGCGCCACCTTCGGCGGCATCCACGCCATGGCCGGCAACCCCACGGGCTGCATGGGCCTCGCCGACTACCTGGGCTGGGACTTCACCTCACGGGGCGGCCTGCCGATCGTCAACGTGCCCGGCTGCCCGATCCAGCCCGAGAACTTCATGGAGACCCTGGTCTGGGTCCTCTACCACGCGGCCGGCTCCGCACCCCCGCCCCCGCTGGACCACATGCTGCGCCCGCAGTGGCTGTTCGGCAAGACGGTCCACGAGGGCTGCGACCGCGGCGCCTACTACGAGCAGGCCAGCTTCGCCAAGGACTACAACTCGCCCAAGTGCCTCGTCAAGACGGGCTGCTGGGGTCCGGTCGTCAACTGCAATGTGCCCAAACGCGGCTGGATGGCCGGCATCGGCGGCTGCCCGAACGTCGGCGGCATCTGCATCGGATGCACCATGCCCGGCTTCCCCGACGCGTTCATGCCGTTCATGGACGAGCCCCCCGGCGGAACCCTGTCGTCCCTGGCCATCAAGCCGTACGGGGCCGTCATCCGCCGCCTGCGGGGCATGACCAACGAGCTGGTCAACCACGAGCCCAGGTGGCGCCACAACAAGCGCAAGCTGACCAGCGGCTACGACCCGCGCTGGCGGCCCTGATGCCGCGTCAGGCACACCCCACCACCCGACCACGGAACACCGACAGCGAGGGGCAGTACCGCAGATGACCACCACCGAGGCCCGGCCCACCGAGCGCAAACCACCACAGCTCGTGGACATGTCCTGGGATCCCATCACCCGGATCATCGGGAACCTGGGCATCTACACGAAGATCGACTTCGCCAACCGGGAAGTCGTCGAATGCCACAGCACCTCGTCGCTGTTCCGCGGCTACTCGGTGTTCATGAAGGGCAAGGACCCGCGTGACGCGGGCTTCATCACGTCCCGGATCTGCGGCATCTGCGGCGACAACCACACCACCTGCTCCGACTACGCCCAGCAGATGGCCTACGGCGTCAAGCCGCCCCCGCTGGCCGACTACATCGTCAACCTGGGTGAAGCGGCCGAGTACCTCTTCGACCACACGATCTTCCAGGACAACCTGGTGTTCGTGGACTTCTGCGAGGCGATGGTCAAGGCCACCAATCCGAGTGTGCTGGCCCGCGCCGAACGCACCGACGCTCCCCGCGGCGAGATCCACGGCTACCGCACGATCGCCGACATCATGAGGGCCTTCAACCCCTTCGAGGGCGAGGTCTACAAGGAGGCCCTGAAGGTCAGCCGGATCACCCGGGAGATGTTCTGCCTCATGGAGGGGCGGCACGTCCACCCGTCCACGCTGTACCCTGGCGGCGTCGGCACGATGCCGCAGCCGACCGCCTTCACCGACTACCTCAGCCGCCTCATGCGGGTCATCGACTTCGTGAAGAAGGCCGTCGCCCTGAACGACGACGTCTTCGACTTCTTCTACGAGGCGCTGCCCGGCTACGAGGAGGTCGGCCGCCGCCGCGTCCTGCTGGGCTGCTGGGGCGCCTTCCAGGACCCCAGGACGGTCGACTACCGGTACGAGACGATGAACTCCTGGGGCAAGGACATGTACGTCACCCCGGGCATCATCGTCGACGGCGAACTGGTCACCAACAACCTCGTCGACATCAACCTCGGCCTGCGCATCCTGCTCGGCAGCTCGTACTACGAGGACTGGGTGGGCGAACAGCCCTTCGTGACGCACGACCCGCTCGGCAACCCCGTCGACATGCGCCACCCCTGGAACCAGACGACCGTCCCGGTGCCGCAGAAACGCGAATTCGACGGCAAGTACAGCTGGGTGATGAGCCCGCGATGGTACGACATGAGGACCGACCAGCACCTCGCCCTCGACACCGGCGGCGGCCCGCTCGCCCGGCTCTGGTCGACCGCGCTGAGCGGCCTGGTCGACACGCCGTACGTCAAGGCCACCGGCAACAGCGTGCGCATCTCGCTGCCCAAGGGCGAGACCCTGCCGGAGACCACCCTGGAGTGGCGCATCCCGCAGTGGAGCAACACCATCGAACGCGACCGCGCCCGCCCGTACTTCGTTGCCTACGCGGCCGCCATGGCCCTCCAGTTCGTGGAGGAGGCCATGGGCCTGGTGCGCGCGGGCGAGACCAAGGTGTTCGAGAACTACGAGGTGCCCGACGAGGCGATCGGCTGCGGCTTCCACGAGGCGGTGCGCGGCGTCCTCTCCCACCACCTGGTGATCAAGGACAAGAAGATCGCCAACTACCACCCGTACCCGCCCACCCCGTGGAACGCCAGCCCCCGCGACATGTACGGCACGCCGGGCCCGTACGAGGACGCCGTCCAGGGCCAGCCCATCTTCGAGGAGAACGGGCCGGACGACTTCAAGGGCGTCGACATCATGCGCACCGTCCGCAGCTTCGACCCCTGCCTGCCGTGCGGTGTGCACATGTACGTCGGCAAGGGCAAGACGCTCACCACCCTGCACTCGCCGACCTACGGGGCGAACCATGGCTGAGGCCGCCACCGCACGCCTGGCGGACCCGGACGTCGAGGCCCGGCTCGCCCGGCTCGACGAGCTGCTGAACACCCTTGAGTCCGCACCTGGCCCCACCACACGCTCCGCGACCGAGGCGGTCGCGCTCCTGACCGAGGTCTATGGCGAGGCCCTGGCCCGCGTCCTCGACCACGCCGACGGGCAGCTGGCCGAGCGCCTGGCCGAGGACGAGCTGCTCGGGCACCTGCTGGTACTGCACGACATCCACCCCGAGCCCCCCGAGCGCCGGGCGGCCCGCGCGGTCGAACGGCTGCGGCCGGCGGTACGGGAGCGGGGCGGCGACGTGGAGTGGGCCGGTGTGGAGGGGCAGGTCGGCCGGGTGCGTCTGAAGACGGGCGGCGGCTGCGGCTCCGGCTGCGGCGGTGGAGGTTCCGACGTCACCGACGCGGTCCGGGAGGCGGTGCTCGCCGTCGCTCCCGAGCTGACGGCGGTGGAGCCGCTGCCGAGCACGCCCGCTCCCGCGTTCGTACCGCTGACCACGCTGACGCACCGAGGCGCACGGTGACCATCGACGGGGCGCTGGCCCGCCTCATCCGCTCCTCGGCCGACCGCACGGCGGCGGCCGGGGCGGAGGTGTGCGACCTGTGCGCCGCGCCCGTCGCCGACGAGCACGCCCACCTCTACGACACCGGGCAGGAGGAGGTGCGCTGCGTCTGCGGCCCCTGCTCGGTGCTGTTCGCCGGGGCCGGGGCGGGCGACGGCCACTACCGGCTCGTGCCCCGGCGCCGGGTCCGGCTGCCCCGCGTCGACACGGCGGTGCTGGGCGTACCGGTCGGCCTGGTCTTCTTCGTGCCCCGGGCGGACGGCACGGTCACCGCGCAGGGCCCGAGCCCGGCGGGAGCCATGCGGTGGGAGGTGGACGCGGCGGCCTGGCAGGAGCTGGCCGGGACGTGTCCGCAGCTCGCCACCGTGGAACCCGAGGTGGAGGCCCTGCTGGTGAACACCGTCCACGGCCTCGACCACCACTGGATCGTGCCGATCGACGACTGCTACCGGATGGTCGCCGTCGTACGCGGCCAGTGGCGTGGCCTGTCCGGCGGAGGCCAGGTCTGGCCGGCCGTCGAGCGGTTCTTCGAGGACCTCACCGAGCGGCCATGAGCACGCACAGCACGCACTCCGCAGGTCGGAGGCGAGGAAGGAGAGCACCCCATGGGCAGCATCAGAGTGGGCAGGGCCCAGGCCAGGCCCGACACGCCCGGCCACGTCGCCGGCCTGCACCAGGGCAACAAGGGCCGGTACGACAAGCAGATCGGGCACCACGAGGACGGCACCGCCGACGCGCGCCGCTCCACGGGGATCCACTGGAAGCGGCATGACGCCCTCGTGAAGACCATGCCGAACATCTCGCCGGGATGACAGCCGTGAGGAGAGGACAGGGAGTCGCCGCGATGAAGCTCCAACGAGTACGCAGACCCGTCGCACGCAGGCGAGGCGGGATGAGCGGACAGCGGGTGCTGAAGGCCGAGGCCGCCCTGGCGGGCGGTGTGGCCCTGGCCCTGTTGTGCTGGGAGTTTCCCAGCCTGAGGCGGGAGATGCGGATCTGGCGGATGGCGGGCGGGTTCCGCGCGGGCCGCCGGTATCCGTGAGCCGGCCGTGCACGAGCTGTCGATCGCGACCGCGATCATCGAGCGGGCCGGCGAGCTGGCCCGGGCGGACGGGACCGAGGCGGTCTCGGCGGTGACCGTCCGGGTCGGCGAGCTGGCGGGCGTCGTCCCCGACGCCCTGGACTTCGCCTTCGAGGTGGCCCGCGACGGCACCGCCCTCGCCGGGGCCCGGCTCGTGGTCGAGCCGGTCCCCGCGCAGGCCTGGTGCGGCCCGTGCGCCGAGGAGTTCCCGGTGGGCATGCCCCCGTTCTTCTGGTGCCCGCGCTGCGACCGCCCCTCCAGCGACCTGCGCAGCGGCCGGGAACTGGAGATCACCGGGATCGAGCCGTCACCGGCCCCGGCATAGTGTGAGCGGGCCCCGCCGACGTGTCCGGCGGGGCCCGCTCACGTCCGGACCGGATCAGCAGATACGCGGCAACTGCTCGCCGAGCGGCAGATCCACCACCCGTGTGCCGCCGAGGCCGGTGGCGGCCACGACCATGCCGGGATGGTCGGCGACGCACTCGCCGATCAGCGTGGCCCCGGCACCCTGGGGGTGGGCTCGCATCGCCGCGAGGACCTCGTCCACCGCCGAGGGGGGCACGAAGGCGACGAGCCGGCCCTCGTTGGCGACGTAGAGGGGGTCGAGGCCGAGGAACCCGCAGGCGTTCGCCACCGCGTCCGGCACCGGAATGGCGCGCTCCTGAAGCCGGACCCCGGTCCCCGAGGCGCGGGCGATCTCGTTGAGGGACGCCGCCAGGCCACCCCTGGTGGGGTCGCGCAGCACATGGATGTCCGGGGTGACGGCCAGCATCGCCGTCACCAGATCCGCCAGCGGCACGGTGTCGCTGGTGACCTCGACCCCGAATTCCAGCCCCTCCCGCACGCTCATGATCGCCACCCCGTGCAGACCGATCGGCCCGCTGACGATCACGGCGTCCCCGGGCCGCGCACGCTGGGGCCGGATGTCCACCCCGTCCGGGACGAGCCCGACACCGGCGGTGGTGACGTACACACCGTCGCCGTGCCCGGACTCCACCACCTTGGTGTCACCCGTGGCGATGGTGACCCCGGCCGCCTCGGCCGCCGCGCCCATGGAGCACGCGATCCGTTCGACGACCGTCAGCTCCACGCCCTCCTCCAGGACGAACGCGGCGGAGAGAAACGCGGGCCGCGCACCGCTCATCGCCAGGTCGTTGACGGTGCCGTTGACCGCGAGGTCGCCCAGGCTGCCGCCGGGGAAGAACAGCGGACGGACCACGTAGGAGTCGGTGGAGAAGGCCAGCCGCGCACCGCCCAGTTCGAGGACGGCGGAGTCGGCGAGACCGGCGAGCGTGGCGTTGCCGTAGGCGGGCGTGAAGACCTGCTCCATCAGCTCCGCCGACAGTGCTCCGCCTCCGCCGTGCCCCATTACCACCACTCCCTGGTCACGCAGTGGGGCGGGGCAGGTCCAGTCGGCCGGGTCGACCACACCGGCGCGTTGTTCAGGCAACGGGAGCCACTCCTTCCTGTGTGGCCCGGCCGGCTTGCGGCGTCGGGGCGTTCATCCGGCGGTACAGGTAGTAGGCCGCGCAGGCGCCCTCACTGGAGACCATGGTGGCGCCGAGCGGTGTGCGCGGGGTGCAGATGGTGCCGAACGCGGCGCACTCGGTCGGCTTGATCAGCCCCTGGAGCACCTCACCGCTGCGGCACTCCGCGGGCTCCTCGGTGCGGATCCCGGTGACCTCGAAGCGGTGCTCGGCGTCGTACGCGCGGAAGGCGTCACGCAGCCGCCAGCCACTGGCCGGGATCCGCCCGATACCGCGCCAGGACCGGTCGGTGACCTCGAACACCTCCTCGATCATGCGCACGGCGGCCGGATTGCCCTCCTCGCGCACGGCACGCGGATACGCGTTCTCCACCCGGTGCTCGCCGCGCTCCAGCTGGCGGACCGCCCGGCGGATGCCCTCCAGGATGTCCAGCGGCTCGAACCCGGTCACCACCATCGGCACACCGAACCGCTCGGCCAGCTCCGGGTACTCCGCCGTGCCCATCACGCTGCACACGTGTCCGGCGGCCAGGAAACCCTGCACCCGGCAGGCCGGAGCCGTCATGATCGCCTCGACGGCCGGAGGCACCCGCACATGCGACACCAGCAGGCTGAAGTTGTTCAGACCCAGCCTGCGCGCCTGGTGCACGGCCATCGCGTTGGCCGGGGCCGTGGTCTCGAAGCCGATCGCGAAGAACACCACCTCCCGGTCCGGGTGGCGGCGGGCCAGCTCCAGGGCGTCGAGCGGCGAGTAGACCACGCGTACGTCGCCGCCCTCGCCCTTGACCCGGAA
This region of Streptomyces caelestis genomic DNA includes:
- a CDS encoding nickel-dependent hydrogenase large subunit; translated protein: MTTTEARPTERKPPQLVDMSWDPITRIIGNLGIYTKIDFANREVVECHSTSSLFRGYSVFMKGKDPRDAGFITSRICGICGDNHTTCSDYAQQMAYGVKPPPLADYIVNLGEAAEYLFDHTIFQDNLVFVDFCEAMVKATNPSVLARAERTDAPRGEIHGYRTIADIMRAFNPFEGEVYKEALKVSRITREMFCLMEGRHVHPSTLYPGGVGTMPQPTAFTDYLSRLMRVIDFVKKAVALNDDVFDFFYEALPGYEEVGRRRVLLGCWGAFQDPRTVDYRYETMNSWGKDMYVTPGIIVDGELVTNNLVDINLGLRILLGSSYYEDWVGEQPFVTHDPLGNPVDMRHPWNQTTVPVPQKREFDGKYSWVMSPRWYDMRTDQHLALDTGGGPLARLWSTALSGLVDTPYVKATGNSVRISLPKGETLPETTLEWRIPQWSNTIERDRARPYFVAYAAAMALQFVEEAMGLVRAGETKVFENYEVPDEAIGCGFHEAVRGVLSHHLVIKDKKIANYHPYPPTPWNASPRDMYGTPGPYEDAVQGQPIFEENGPDDFKGVDIMRTVRSFDPCLPCGVHMYVGKGKTLTTLHSPTYGANHG
- a CDS encoding NifU family protein codes for the protein MAEAATARLADPDVEARLARLDELLNTLESAPGPTTRSATEAVALLTEVYGEALARVLDHADGQLAERLAEDELLGHLLVLHDIHPEPPERRAARAVERLRPAVRERGGDVEWAGVEGQVGRVRLKTGGGCGSGCGGGGSDVTDAVREAVLAVAPELTAVEPLPSTPAPAFVPLTTLTHRGAR
- a CDS encoding DUF5947 family protein, with the protein product MTIDGALARLIRSSADRTAAAGAEVCDLCAAPVADEHAHLYDTGQEEVRCVCGPCSVLFAGAGAGDGHYRLVPRRRVRLPRVDTAVLGVPVGLVFFVPRADGTVTAQGPSPAGAMRWEVDAAAWQELAGTCPQLATVEPEVEALLVNTVHGLDHHWIVPIDDCYRMVAVVRGQWRGLSGGGQVWPAVERFFEDLTERP
- the hypA gene encoding hydrogenase maturation nickel metallochaperone HypA, whose amino-acid sequence is MHELSIATAIIERAGELARADGTEAVSAVTVRVGELAGVVPDALDFAFEVARDGTALAGARLVVEPVPAQAWCGPCAEEFPVGMPPFFWCPRCDRPSSDLRSGRELEITGIEPSPAPA
- the hypE gene encoding hydrogenase expression/formation protein HypE, which codes for MPEQRAGVVDPADWTCPAPLRDQGVVVMGHGGGGALSAELMEQVFTPAYGNATLAGLADSAVLELGGARLAFSTDSYVVRPLFFPGGSLGDLAVNGTVNDLAMSGARPAFLSAAFVLEEGVELTVVERIACSMGAAAEAAGVTIATGDTKVVESGHGDGVYVTTAGVGLVPDGVDIRPQRARPGDAVIVSGPIGLHGVAIMSVREGLEFGVEVTSDTVPLADLVTAMLAVTPDIHVLRDPTRGGLAASLNEIARASGTGVRLQERAIPVPDAVANACGFLGLDPLYVANEGRLVAFVPPSAVDEVLAAMRAHPQGAGATLIGECVADHPGMVVAATGLGGTRVVDLPLGEQLPRIC
- the hypD gene encoding hydrogenase formation protein HypD, with protein sequence MKYIDEFNDPDLARRLLDEIRATATRPWALMEVCGGQTHSIIRHGIDQLLPERVELIHGPGCPVCVTPLEVIDKALEIASRPGVIFCSFGDMLRVPGTGRDLFRVKGEGGDVRVVYSPLDALELARRHPDREVVFFAIGFETTAPANAMAVHQARRLGLNNFSLLVSHVRVPPAVEAIMTAPACRVQGFLAAGHVCSVMGTAEYPELAERFGVPMVVTGFEPLDILEGIRRAVRQLERGEHRVENAYPRAVREEGNPAAVRMIEEVFEVTDRSWRGIGRIPASGWRLRDAFRAYDAEHRFEVTGIRTEEPAECRSGEVLQGLIKPTECAAFGTICTPRTPLGATMVSSEGACAAYYLYRRMNAPTPQAGRATQEGVAPVA